A genomic window from Triticum urartu cultivar G1812 chromosome 7, Tu2.1, whole genome shotgun sequence includes:
- the LOC125521196 gene encoding putative receptor-like protein kinase At3g47110 isoform X2 has product MIHTEEREKRTTQITSPMQQTMWRRGTPLPRRLFGIRCLVLLLLSTMGVMHAHDDDEGALTAFKERISDHSGVLASWNRSISYCVWEGVTCSRRHRSRVVALDLNSQGISGTISPAIGNLTFLRTLNLSLNPLHGKIPPSIGSLRRLKYLGAIPSNISRCTNLRVMIIADNKGLQGSIPSEIGNMQSLRVVHLYNNSLTGTIPSSLGNLSQVTILSLAANHLEGSIPESIGNNAHLGFLQLAMNNLSAHLGRSLPSIQQFGFGNNRFTGVVPPSLTNISRLQLFDVANNGFSGVVPSDLGKLQYLRRFNLVGNKFEANNEQEWQFLTSLTNCSRLQQINIEQNRFSGQLPTSLSNLSTNIQELDIFNNNISGTIPSDIGNLIGLEVLILAGNLLTGAIPETIGKLIQLKRLHLSSTNLSGFIPSSIGNLTGLYRLGASFNSLEGPIPSSIGNLTKLSALDISTNHLSGSIPKEIMQLSSISIYLALSYNLLEGPLPSEIGNLVNLEQLILSGNQLSGKIPATIGGCVVLETLLMDGNSFQGNIPPTLKNIKGLTVLNLTNNKLNGSIPGELSNITSLQELYLAHNDLSGSIPELLGYSTSLLHLDISFNNLQGEVPKEGIFRNLTGLSIFGNNELCGGIPQLQLPKCPSSKRGLPKSLRIAVPAAVGILVLLVALALAGFLYRKFKSGLRKEQLSPQKIDLPMVSYNDILKATDGFSEANLLGKGRYGTVYKGTLENFAAAVKVFNLQQSGSYKSFLDECEALRRVRHRCLVKIITCCSSINHQGQDFRALVFELMPNFSLDRWIHPDIESQNRMGTLSLSQRLDIAVDLVDAIDYLHNGCQPSIIHCDLKPSNILLTEDMRARVGDFGIARILKEAASEASASSLSSMGIRGSIGYVAPEYGEGLPVSTYGDVYSLGITLIEMFTGRCPTDDMFRDGLTLQYFAEAAGLSGNVMEIADSNIWLHDEANDSTDTENISRAKECLAAIIQLCVLCSKQLPRERMSTSDAAAEMHAIRDAYLSSQ; this is encoded by the exons ATGATCCATACCGAGGAGAGAGAGAAAAGAACCACCCAAATAACCAGCCCGATGCAGCAAACCATGTGGCGGAGGGGTACACCGCTGCCACGGCGCCTCTTCGGAATCAGATGTCTTGTGCTTCTCCTACTCTCCACCATGGGGGTCATGCACGCACACGACGATGACGAGGGAGCTCTCACGGCTTTCAAGGAAAGGATTTCAGACCATTCCGGGGTGCTGGCCTCCTGGAACCGGAGCATCAGCTACTGTGTCTGGGAGGGCGTCACGTGCAGCCGGAGACATCGGTCGAGGGTGGTTGCTCTGGACCTAAACTCTCAGGGGATCTCCGGCACTATCTCCCCCGCCATCGGCAACCTCACGTTCCTCCGCACGCTCAACTTGAGCCTCAATCCCTTGCACGGCAAGATTCCTCCCAGCATCGGCTCCCTCCGCCGTCTCAAGTACCTTGGTGCAATCCCAAGCAACATTAGCCGCTGCACCAACCTCAGGGTGATGATAATTGCTGACAACAAGGGGTTGCAAGGAAGCATACCTTCTGAGATCGGCAACATGCAATCGCTTCGTGTTGTACACCTATACAACAACAGCCTCACTGGGACCATCCCCTCATCACTTGGGAACCTCTCACAGGTGACCATCTTGTCCCTGGCAGCTAACCATCTCGAGGGATCAATCCCCGAGAGCATTGGGAACAATGCACATCTCGGGTTCCTTCAGCTGGCCATGAACAACCTCTCAG CTCATCTGGGAAGAAGCCTTCCTAGCATACAGCAGTTTGGATTTGGGAATAACCGATTCACTGGAGTTGTGCCTCCATCACTGACTAATATCTCCAGACTCCAGCTTTTTGATGTTGCAAATAACGGATTCAGTGGGGTTGTCCCTTCAGACTTGGGAAAATTGCAGTATCTTAGAAGGTTTAATCTGGTTGGAAACAAGTTTGAGGCAAACAATGAGCAAGAATGGCAATTCCTTACTTCTTTGACAAACTGTAGCAGGTTGCAACAGATAAATATAGAACAGAACAGGTTCTCGGGGCAATTACCAACCTCATTGTCTAACTTGTCCACAAACATCCAAGAGCTAGATATTTTTAACAACAATATATCTGGTACTATTCCATCAGATATTGGAAATTTGATAGGTCTTGAGGTGCTTATTCTTGCTGGCAACTTGCTCACTGGGGCCATTCCTGAGACCATAGGGAAGCTTATACAATTGAAGAGGCTACATCTGAGTTCCACCAACTTATCAGGATTCATCCCCTCTTCCATCGGAAACCTCACTGGTCTTTATAGGCTTGGTGCAAGCTTCAACAGCTTGGAGGGACCGATTCCATCAAGCATTGGAAATTTGACAAAACTTTCAGCACTAGATATATCGACGAACCATCTTTCTGGCTCAATTCCAAAGGAAATTATGCAACTATCATCCATCTCAATTTATTTGGCTTTGTCTTACAACTTGCTGGAGGGACCTCTACCTTCAGAGATTGGCAATTTGGTAAATCTCGAACAGCTTATCCTATCAGGGAACCAGTTGTCTGGTAAAATACCTGCAACCATTGGTGGCTGCGTGGTCCTGGAAACCCTCTTGATGGATGGCAATTCATTCCAAGGAAACATCCCTCCCACTTTGAAGAACATCAAAGGGCTTACTGTACTGAATTTGACGAACAACAAACTGAACGGTAGCATCCCAGGGGAACTGAGCAATATTACCAGCTTGCAGGAACTGTATCTTGCACATAATGATCTGTCAGGGTCAATCCCTGAACTCCTTGGTTATTCAACATCTCTGCTCCACCTCGACATATCGTTCAACAATTTACAAGGTGAGGTACCAAAAGAAGGGATTTTCAGGAATTTAACTGGACTATCAATTTTTGGAAACAATGAGTTATGTGGTGGAATACCACAGCTTCAACTGCCAAAATGTCCAAGCTCCAAGAGAGGCTTGCCAAAGTCCCTGAGAATAGCTGTCCCTGCAGCAGTTGGTATCCTAGTCTTACTTGTAGCTCTTGCTTTAGCTGGATTTCTGTACAGAAAATTTAAGTCAGGATTGAGGAAAGAACAACTGTCACCTCAGAAGATTGACCTTCCAATGGTTTCATACAACGACATACTCAAAGCAACGGACGGGTTTTCAGAAGCCAATCTGCTTGGGAAGGGAAGATATGGTACTGTATACAAAGGCACTCTAGAAAATTTTGCTGCCGCTGTGAAGGTGTTTAATCTGCAGCAATCTGGATCCTACAAGAGCTTCCTGGATGAATGTGAGGCACTAAGAAGAGTTAGGCACCGTTGCCTTGTAAAGATCATCACATGTTGTTCAAGCATCAACCACCAAGGCCAAGACTTCAGAGCGCTAGTCTTCGAGCTCATGCCCAATTTCAGCTTAGACCGCTGGATCCACCCAGATATTGAAAGCCAAAACAGAATGGGAACACTCAGCCTGTCACAGAGGTTAGATATCGCCGTTGACCTCGTGGATGCTATAGACTATCTTCACAATGGTTGCCAACCTTCCATCATCCATTGCGATCTCAAGCCAAGCAACATTCTTCTCACAGAGGACATGAGGGCTCGTGTTGGGGATTTTGGCATTGCTAGAATTCTAAAAGAAGCTGCAAGCGAAGCTTCTGCAAGTTCCCTTAGCTCCATGGGAATAAGAGGATCCATTGGATATGTTGCTCCAG AATATGGAGAAGGGCTTCCAGTATCTACTTATGGTGATGTGTACAGCCTTGGGATCACCTTGATCGAGATGTTTACTGGAAGGTGCCCGACAGATGATATGTTTAGAGATGGGTTAACCCTGCAATACTTTGCAGAGGCAGCAGGTCTATCTGGGAATGTCATGGAGATAGCAGACTCCAACATCTGGCTGCATGATGAAGCAAACGATAGCACTGATACAGAAAATATAAGCAGAGCCAAGGAATGTTTGGCTGCCATCATCCAGCTTTGTGTCCTATGCTCAAAGCAATTGCCCAGAGAAAGGATGTCAACAAGTGATGCTGCTGCAGAGATGCATGCCATCAGAGATGCCTACCTCAGTAGTCAGTGA
- the LOC125521196 gene encoding probable LRR receptor-like serine/threonine-protein kinase At3g47570 isoform X1, with the protein MIHTEEREKRTTQITSPMQQTMWRRGTPLPRRLFGIRCLVLLLLSTMGVMHAHDDDEGALTAFKERISDHSGVLASWNRSISYCVWEGVTCSRRHRSRVVALDLNSQGISGTISPAIGNLTFLRTLNLSLNPLHGKIPPSIGSLRRLKYLGAIPSNISRCTNLRVMIIADNKGLQGSIPSEIGNMQSLRVVHLYNNSLTGTIPSSLGNLSQVTILSLAANHLEGSIPESIGNNAHLGFLQLAMNNLSGLLPLSLYNQSSLYMFFVTDNYLHGRLPAHLGRSLPSIQQFGFGNNRFTGVVPPSLTNISRLQLFDVANNGFSGVVPSDLGKLQYLRRFNLVGNKFEANNEQEWQFLTSLTNCSRLQQINIEQNRFSGQLPTSLSNLSTNIQELDIFNNNISGTIPSDIGNLIGLEVLILAGNLLTGAIPETIGKLIQLKRLHLSSTNLSGFIPSSIGNLTGLYRLGASFNSLEGPIPSSIGNLTKLSALDISTNHLSGSIPKEIMQLSSISIYLALSYNLLEGPLPSEIGNLVNLEQLILSGNQLSGKIPATIGGCVVLETLLMDGNSFQGNIPPTLKNIKGLTVLNLTNNKLNGSIPGELSNITSLQELYLAHNDLSGSIPELLGYSTSLLHLDISFNNLQGEVPKEGIFRNLTGLSIFGNNELCGGIPQLQLPKCPSSKRGLPKSLRIAVPAAVGILVLLVALALAGFLYRKFKSGLRKEQLSPQKIDLPMVSYNDILKATDGFSEANLLGKGRYGTVYKGTLENFAAAVKVFNLQQSGSYKSFLDECEALRRVRHRCLVKIITCCSSINHQGQDFRALVFELMPNFSLDRWIHPDIESQNRMGTLSLSQRLDIAVDLVDAIDYLHNGCQPSIIHCDLKPSNILLTEDMRARVGDFGIARILKEAASEASASSLSSMGIRGSIGYVAPEYGEGLPVSTYGDVYSLGITLIEMFTGRCPTDDMFRDGLTLQYFAEAAGLSGNVMEIADSNIWLHDEANDSTDTENISRAKECLAAIIQLCVLCSKQLPRERMSTSDAAAEMHAIRDAYLSSQ; encoded by the exons ATGATCCATACCGAGGAGAGAGAGAAAAGAACCACCCAAATAACCAGCCCGATGCAGCAAACCATGTGGCGGAGGGGTACACCGCTGCCACGGCGCCTCTTCGGAATCAGATGTCTTGTGCTTCTCCTACTCTCCACCATGGGGGTCATGCACGCACACGACGATGACGAGGGAGCTCTCACGGCTTTCAAGGAAAGGATTTCAGACCATTCCGGGGTGCTGGCCTCCTGGAACCGGAGCATCAGCTACTGTGTCTGGGAGGGCGTCACGTGCAGCCGGAGACATCGGTCGAGGGTGGTTGCTCTGGACCTAAACTCTCAGGGGATCTCCGGCACTATCTCCCCCGCCATCGGCAACCTCACGTTCCTCCGCACGCTCAACTTGAGCCTCAATCCCTTGCACGGCAAGATTCCTCCCAGCATCGGCTCCCTCCGCCGTCTCAAGTACCTTGGTGCAATCCCAAGCAACATTAGCCGCTGCACCAACCTCAGGGTGATGATAATTGCTGACAACAAGGGGTTGCAAGGAAGCATACCTTCTGAGATCGGCAACATGCAATCGCTTCGTGTTGTACACCTATACAACAACAGCCTCACTGGGACCATCCCCTCATCACTTGGGAACCTCTCACAGGTGACCATCTTGTCCCTGGCAGCTAACCATCTCGAGGGATCAATCCCCGAGAGCATTGGGAACAATGCACATCTCGGGTTCCTTCAGCTGGCCATGAACAACCTCTCAGGTTTGCTTCCTCTTTCGCTGTACAACCAGTCATCTCTGTACATGTTTTTTGTGACGGACAACTACCTGCATGGCCGTCTACCAGCTCATCTGGGAAGAAGCCTTCCTAGCATACAGCAGTTTGGATTTGGGAATAACCGATTCACTGGAGTTGTGCCTCCATCACTGACTAATATCTCCAGACTCCAGCTTTTTGATGTTGCAAATAACGGATTCAGTGGGGTTGTCCCTTCAGACTTGGGAAAATTGCAGTATCTTAGAAGGTTTAATCTGGTTGGAAACAAGTTTGAGGCAAACAATGAGCAAGAATGGCAATTCCTTACTTCTTTGACAAACTGTAGCAGGTTGCAACAGATAAATATAGAACAGAACAGGTTCTCGGGGCAATTACCAACCTCATTGTCTAACTTGTCCACAAACATCCAAGAGCTAGATATTTTTAACAACAATATATCTGGTACTATTCCATCAGATATTGGAAATTTGATAGGTCTTGAGGTGCTTATTCTTGCTGGCAACTTGCTCACTGGGGCCATTCCTGAGACCATAGGGAAGCTTATACAATTGAAGAGGCTACATCTGAGTTCCACCAACTTATCAGGATTCATCCCCTCTTCCATCGGAAACCTCACTGGTCTTTATAGGCTTGGTGCAAGCTTCAACAGCTTGGAGGGACCGATTCCATCAAGCATTGGAAATTTGACAAAACTTTCAGCACTAGATATATCGACGAACCATCTTTCTGGCTCAATTCCAAAGGAAATTATGCAACTATCATCCATCTCAATTTATTTGGCTTTGTCTTACAACTTGCTGGAGGGACCTCTACCTTCAGAGATTGGCAATTTGGTAAATCTCGAACAGCTTATCCTATCAGGGAACCAGTTGTCTGGTAAAATACCTGCAACCATTGGTGGCTGCGTGGTCCTGGAAACCCTCTTGATGGATGGCAATTCATTCCAAGGAAACATCCCTCCCACTTTGAAGAACATCAAAGGGCTTACTGTACTGAATTTGACGAACAACAAACTGAACGGTAGCATCCCAGGGGAACTGAGCAATATTACCAGCTTGCAGGAACTGTATCTTGCACATAATGATCTGTCAGGGTCAATCCCTGAACTCCTTGGTTATTCAACATCTCTGCTCCACCTCGACATATCGTTCAACAATTTACAAGGTGAGGTACCAAAAGAAGGGATTTTCAGGAATTTAACTGGACTATCAATTTTTGGAAACAATGAGTTATGTGGTGGAATACCACAGCTTCAACTGCCAAAATGTCCAAGCTCCAAGAGAGGCTTGCCAAAGTCCCTGAGAATAGCTGTCCCTGCAGCAGTTGGTATCCTAGTCTTACTTGTAGCTCTTGCTTTAGCTGGATTTCTGTACAGAAAATTTAAGTCAGGATTGAGGAAAGAACAACTGTCACCTCAGAAGATTGACCTTCCAATGGTTTCATACAACGACATACTCAAAGCAACGGACGGGTTTTCAGAAGCCAATCTGCTTGGGAAGGGAAGATATGGTACTGTATACAAAGGCACTCTAGAAAATTTTGCTGCCGCTGTGAAGGTGTTTAATCTGCAGCAATCTGGATCCTACAAGAGCTTCCTGGATGAATGTGAGGCACTAAGAAGAGTTAGGCACCGTTGCCTTGTAAAGATCATCACATGTTGTTCAAGCATCAACCACCAAGGCCAAGACTTCAGAGCGCTAGTCTTCGAGCTCATGCCCAATTTCAGCTTAGACCGCTGGATCCACCCAGATATTGAAAGCCAAAACAGAATGGGAACACTCAGCCTGTCACAGAGGTTAGATATCGCCGTTGACCTCGTGGATGCTATAGACTATCTTCACAATGGTTGCCAACCTTCCATCATCCATTGCGATCTCAAGCCAAGCAACATTCTTCTCACAGAGGACATGAGGGCTCGTGTTGGGGATTTTGGCATTGCTAGAATTCTAAAAGAAGCTGCAAGCGAAGCTTCTGCAAGTTCCCTTAGCTCCATGGGAATAAGAGGATCCATTGGATATGTTGCTCCAG AATATGGAGAAGGGCTTCCAGTATCTACTTATGGTGATGTGTACAGCCTTGGGATCACCTTGATCGAGATGTTTACTGGAAGGTGCCCGACAGATGATATGTTTAGAGATGGGTTAACCCTGCAATACTTTGCAGAGGCAGCAGGTCTATCTGGGAATGTCATGGAGATAGCAGACTCCAACATCTGGCTGCATGATGAAGCAAACGATAGCACTGATACAGAAAATATAAGCAGAGCCAAGGAATGTTTGGCTGCCATCATCCAGCTTTGTGTCCTATGCTCAAAGCAATTGCCCAGAGAAAGGATGTCAACAAGTGATGCTGCTGCAGAGATGCATGCCATCAGAGATGCCTACCTCAGTAGTCAGTGA